In Camelina sativa cultivar DH55 chromosome 13, Cs, whole genome shotgun sequence, the genomic window AATaagagcatcatcatcatcacaatagATTCCTCAGAGAGATGAGTAACTGATTATATATTACTAGTAGAAGAAGAACTGAAATTATTAGAGACGTCACTCCACGAACTAGTTGCCGCAGCTGCCGTGGGTGCTGCAGCAGCGCCATGAATATTCCAAAGCTGTTGTTCGTTTCCAAAAAGCTGTCTAGACAAGTTGAGTTGATTGTTACTATCTTCCATTTTCACTGAAGCTAATTGCGAGGCGGTGGCTGTAACCATAGCTGATGAAGCAGAAGACGAAGAGGAGATAAGGTTATGGAAAATGTTCTTAGGTCGGTACTGACCCGACCCGGTAACTAAACCATAACCCGGATTTTGCTGCTCCATTTGCTGTTGATGATCAAACGGGTCTAAGCCACCTAAAGGAAGTTGGTTTGTTGCTGGGAATCTCCACTGGTCAAAACCGGTCAAAAGAGCCGCCGCTCCTCCGCTTCCGCCGCTGCTTCCACCGCCTATATGGTAAGAAGGAGCTGACACGGCACCGTATTGTAAGGTGAAGTTGTCAGTGAAGTCTAGAGGAGGCATGAGCTTGAGAGGAGGCAAAGATGATCCAAGTCCaagtatgttgttgttgttatgatcATGTCCGGGGATTAGTCCTGCGTTGTAAGAAGACAGCAACGAGCTcagagacgatgaagaagacggTGGTCCCATCTGATTGTTAGCCATGGCTCGGTGGTGGTATTGTTCGTTGCTTGTGGTGCTGTCTTGTGACTTGCTATTACCGCTACTGCTGCTACCGCCACCTCCACCGCTGctgtttttggttcttttgtttcTACGACAACCGCCACCGACGGGAACGCTCCTTAGAGCACCGCCACGTGTCCAGTAACGACGGCATGACTTACAGAAGTGGCGAGGTTGAGTGAGACTGTAGTTGTTGAAGTAACAGAATTTGGTGTTGGTTGAGTCACATCTTGGACACTTCAAGGCAGTTTCAGGCAGTGGTATGTTGGCTAGCCTTGCCCTTTCCGCCATCGAACCTGGCCGGATTAACCCACCAGGTCCACCGGGACCACCGGCTCCACCGTTACCGTTGTTGTGGTGAAGCTGTGGAGGCGTTTGTTGCTGTTGCGGTGGGAGGGGATGGTGAGGGAGAAACTGCTGGTTGATGTTGTTTCCCGTGAATCCAACGGTGGTTGTGATTGGTTGATGCTAAAGAGAGCAAAAAATGATTCAAAAACAACGCAAAAAGTTGTagaatttgtgaaaaaaattaataaagaagGGGAAGAAAGAATTAATTTTATGAGTATATTCAAATTCAACCACAAAATATACAAAGATTAAAAGTGACAAAAGGAACAAGAATATTATTATcctcttttcttgtttgtttaatctTCTCTTTATGTCATTAAAAAGAATGATTCTTGAGTCCCCtcataaattataaaaccaccaaacccaacaaaacccattaagaaataaaaaaaagaagagaccgGATCAAGAACTTACTTGTTGTTGCCAGTTTGACGAATCAGGATAAGtaggaaatgaagaaaaaaccatatttgatctttcttcttGGATGATATTTctctctttagtttttttttttatggttttgtttttgagcaAATAAAGGAATtaaagcttttttgttttggtgaaggCTTAtatgagagaaaagaagaggagaggagagcttagagaaagatagagagagaaggcAAAGGTAAAGGAAGAAcctttattcatatatatacatacccacatatgtatatatatataggaatatgtttgagtattatattgattattttatagatgaataaaaaatataagatttgaGTGTGTCCACAGTGTTATTGCAAggctctttttgttttatatattatatacaaatttgCTTAGGGTTTTGGGAAGGTGGAGGAGAGAGTGAGTATGTTCAATTGCTTAACTCATAAGTTTCTTTCTGATTCTCTCTTTCTGTCAATACTGCTATCTGTACTGTGTGTgctaattataaatatatatatatatgtatatatatatatattaaaaaagtacTAAGCTTGACTGGTtgtgtttttcaaaaatcaaagtCGGTAAAattcataacaatttaaatacataaaaagatACCACACTAAGAATGATAAATATTGATGTTTGTCATGAACTTTAGAAACATTTTATTACCATGcaaaatatcaaatacaaaataaaagatgataaaCGTACGTAAGAGTTGGGTATAGGTGAAGTTAGTATTCAAGAAAAAAACTGCAGTTGTTATATCTTAGTTCTTGTATAAGAAAATTAGAGCTGACACTAGCTAGTGCTTTTATATATGGATTATATCAGctaaatttttcattattttcatttaagtaaaagaaatgatgttattttatgttttggatcCGCCACTGCAGCTAAGTTATATATGCATTTAATTGTGTTATATTACGTGTATATATACCTcagctttaattaattaagtaattaaacaCTTATCTTGAATATATTAATCGGCAGTAATATCAGTAAAGAAAGAGCTCTCTTTAGTGATGTGATGATGTCGGGGACGATTTTGTAGATTTCGAAATGTGTAGATTTACTGAACAAAGGATAAACAAAATGTGAAATATAAAGTCAAACATATTGACgcataatgaaaaataaaaagagaaaaacgtAAATCATATCAAGAAATTAACCGTCAGCCAACAAACTTGAAAACATATGAGACCAAGCTAGAAAAGAAATATCAACGAAAATGATTGATCACAATTTCACATACTTAACGATGAATCTTAACAAGATGAGGTTCCACTTCTTTCAAAATACGAATTAAACATAAAGGAGAGGTTGGACTAAATGGAACAACACTAATTACTcgtaatatatttaaaaaaatgattaaaaattgttagagatGAGTTGATTAAGTTGAAATACaggaaaatttaaaaatgtatataaagtaaattaattaaaacagtCCAACATTCTTCCGAAGTGTCCCCaacttgttttgcttttctttccCTCGAACCGCCGCgatgtcttttttcttttgcatggGAATTGGAATTTTAGATTTTTCGTAGTACACGCGCGTAATTTGAACACCTAACTTAACTATATAAATCGCCTAACGCTATTTCGGGAACCGGACCTAACCGGAAACTTAAATTGTTTAGTGTTTTAGTTACATACAGTACAGTAAACAAGATAGCCAAGGTTTAATTCGGCTACGTTTGGTTTAATTCAATAATCCCAGATAAAAGTAAACCGACTCGGTTTCTGGTGAGATATTACACGAAAGTTccaataaaaaggaaaattggatAAACAAACATTTGTTGGCCTATGAATTTGTCATTTTACAGTCTCTCCCAGTTGAACATTAAACCAGATGTATAATTTTGTAGTATACCAATTAGATCATcacttgctcttcttcttcttcttggagacTTTGGGAATAGAATCTCAGTTTTCTTGGTCAGCGAGTATCAATGGATCCCGAGTTCCAGCAAACCGGGCCTGAGGTTCCAGAAGCAATGCAAGAACTGGAGGAAGAATGAGCAGAGCTGTGTTGAGATTGCTGCTGtgtagatgatgaagaagaaactctgttttgttgttgcttttgtTCTTGCATCAGTTTTAAAATGTAAGCATCGTCATGCACCGAGAAAGGTGTGCTGCTCACAACAAAGTCAAGgggaaagaaacaaagagaagattTCAATTCCGGATTTAAGACATGACAaaactgattttgattttgattgaatAGAAATGTTGTTTACTACCTATTGAAGTCGAGGTGTACAAGTTGCATATCTTCAGAAATCTCGATTTCCACTACTGCGTGAGGATTTGTCTATAGAGAGATTTTGAGATGGAGACAGATAAAGATATcgaaaacatgaaaaagaaacTAAGGAAGACAAGAGACTAAACATGAAACTAAGGAAGACAAGGGATTCAAAGTACCTCAAGTAGAATGAATGGTAAAGTAAATCCTTCTGCTGGGCCTTGAGTCTTCACAACCATCTCCTGATTTCTCGACATAAGACTTTCAAGACTTGAGACCTGAAGACGACAGGATTTGGGACAGCATATAAACAAAACGTAGAAAGACCATTATCATTTCATTAAGACAACATCAAATGATTCAAACACGAAGTAGATATGTGGTTACTACAAAATGCTAAATTCAAAGTAAATAGATGCTTACAAATTCTAGAATACCTGCCAAATCAACAATTTTTCTCATATCTAGCAATGCGTAACAAGACTTTGAATTGTAAGCCTTGCATAAAGATTTCCatcaacatttaaaaaagaaCGAAAGAGAATCACCTTTTCTCTCAACTCTTTAAGAAAAGCAGCCTTCTTTTGCACACTATTCATTACTTTATTCCGATCCATCTGCAATACGAGCATCCGATATCCAAAACGAATAGTAAATAAGACGATCAAGAGAGCaataaaacagaagaaaatcCAAAAGGGCAAGCTTGGAAGCTGAACCTTGACTTCTTCCACATCCTTTTTGCAGGTAATAGGAAGTCCTTTCCACCGGATTTCCTTTTTATCCCTGGCGATAATATCCAAGGCCATGAACACATTGAGTGCATCATAGACTCTCCGCCTTATGTTCTTCTCATTATACTAATTGAACAATAAGAGAATGCTGTTATAACTAACTTTTGTAATTTCAATAACTCAAGACAGATAAATATCAGCTTGCCATCTCGCAATACCTCATTTTCATTCAAAGGCTTCTCAGCGTTTTGCTTGATTGTGGCAAAATCTGAAATGATCTCGTCCGCAACCTGAAATCACAAGAGCCACAGTCTCAAACATAGTTATCTACATTTTCTAACACAATGTCGCTATAGAAGAGCAAAGCTTCTTGAAGTGAATACTTAGAAGATCAATT contains:
- the LOC104734255 gene encoding dof zinc finger protein DOF5.1-like, translating into MVFSSFPTYPDSSNWQQQHQPITTTVGFTGNNINQQFLPHHPLPPQQQQTPPQLHHNNGNGGAGGPGGPGGLIRPGSMAERARLANIPLPETALKCPRCDSTNTKFCYFNNYSLTQPRHFCKSCRRYWTRGGALRSVPVGGGCRRNKRTKNSSGGGGGSSSSGNSKSQDSTTSNEQYHHRAMANNQMGPPSSSSSLSSLLSSYNAGLIPGHDHNNNNILGLGSSLPPLKLMPPLDFTDNFTLQYGAVSAPSYHIGGGSSGGSGGAAALLTGFDQWRFPATNQLPLGGLDPFDHQQQMEQQNPGYGLVTGSGQYRPKNIFHNLISSSSSASSAMVTATASQLASVKMEDSNNQLNLSRQLFGNEQQLWNIHGAAAAPTAAAATSSWSDVSNNFSSSSTSNI
- the LOC104734256 gene encoding transcription factor-like protein DPA; translation: MSMEMELFVTPEKQRQHPSVSLEKTPVRRKLIVDDDSEIGSEKKGQSRTAGGGLRQFSVMVCQKLEAKKITTYKEVADEIISDFATIKQNAEKPLNENEYNEKNIRRRVYDALNVFMALDIIARDKKEIRWKGLPITCKKDVEEVKMDRNKVMNSVQKKAAFLKELREKVSSLESLMSRNQEMVVKTQGPAEGFTLPFILLETNPHAVVEIEISEDMQLVHLDFNSTPFSVHDDAYILKLMQEQKQQQNRVSSSSSTQQQSQHSSAHSSSSSCIASGTSGPVCWNSGSIDTR